CACTGGCGAGAAACCATTTCCCTGCTCAGTCTGCAGCACCAGCTTTCGTGTCCGTCCGCTATTGATTAAgcacatgaggacgcacaccggagagaaacctttttcctgcTCCGTGTGCGGCCGAAGGTTTGCTCAGAAGGGACAACTGATAACGCACACGCAAACGCACACGGGCGAGAAACCTTTTGCTTGCTCGCTGTGCGGTCAGCGATTCTCTCGGAAGGGTAATTTGAGAACGCACACCACGACGCACACCGGAGAGAGACCGTTTTCATGCTCGGTCTGCGGCACAAGCTTCCGAGTTCAGTCGGGGTTGGTCcaacacatgaaaacacacaccgGGGAGAAACCTTTTGCCTGCTCCGTTTGTGGCAAACGATTTGCTCAGAATACAAATTTGATAACGCACACCAGATCGCACACTGGGGAAAAACCTTACAACTGCTCCATGTGCAGCGCTAGCTTTAGTTATCATTCGTCCCTGAATAACCACATGAGGACGCACGCTGCCGAGTGCGTCTTGTTGCCGAGCGCGTCTAGCTGCAGCGTGGAGGACGTGAATGGATGACCCACACGGTGGTGGGGTGAATTGAAGCCCCAGGATGAGTCGCTAGTAGCATGCTACAATATGCTGTAGTCCTCGTTTCTTTATCACGAATAATCTTTACGGATGGAAATATGTTCACGTGTCATTTATTGGTTtggtaaaaagaaaaatggcgacgtatggaaaaataaatgaagagTTCGGTGCTCAAGGGCGTCCCCGACATCATTCATCAACGCTGCTTAAGGAAATGAAGTTCCGCAATGTTCCAGGTTTgaaagcaaacaggaagtgagtaaaATGACATTCCTTCTTGATGGAGCTAGC
The Doryrhamphus excisus isolate RoL2022-K1 chromosome 12, RoL_Dexc_1.0, whole genome shotgun sequence genome window above contains:
- the LOC131139719 gene encoding gastrula zinc finger protein XlCGF17.1-like isoform X3; translation: MEDVRPAGSSAQEEREEPPPPHIKDEEEERSIGWEGFQEPDASPVIRVVVKSEDDEDEGQGEETRGAEPPSSSSEADGDHRRGARADSAALSDSDDATSPSPDSDDEDARRCPPDTTRLNCAQCDKSFVNKRNLKRHMRSHTGEKTFICSFCGQGFYENAHLVIHTRIHTGEKPFPCSVCSTSFRVRPLLIKHMRTHTGEKPFSCSVCGRRFAQKGQLITHTQTHTGEKPFACSLCGQRFSRKGNLRTHTTTHTGERPFSCSVCGTSFRVQSGLVQHMKTHTGEKPFACSVCGKRFAQNTNLITHTRSHTGEKPYNCSMCSASFSYHSSLNNHMRTHAAECVLLPSASSCSVEDVNG